The Aedes aegypti strain LVP_AGWG chromosome 3, AaegL5.0 Primary Assembly, whole genome shotgun sequence genome contains a region encoding:
- the LOC5564879 gene encoding RAB6A-GEF complex partner protein 2: MIEITARLIRDQSAVFLCGETVECLITFTNPSLPEHRISQSNSDILENLAWATVQIHCYCNSTVQDRGGSGTEASSAMSKNVIGSTSLNASNQLKGEVLKSTDPKILFCDLRLSPGESRQFMFRETLSMNTPPTYRGVMVKYYYKITVATQRVGTTVQALHIPIRVLPLPPINCSDETITLNDESNEDLAPNNPFIEKKKAPSKIEYALHYLQNITARRRPNFYLISNKRGKVGRFCLFKPIYKLGEDIVGTLDFSCGTVKCAQLSVTLQCEEIIKTKTTKAPEQSAAPGQEKDNASLSVGRITNYTKHHEVCLGLLQTQMILPIPLHVTPTFETDLVDVRWRLHFQFVTSTNDELNMEVDKETLEWQAPTDISIETMIWNLPVTLYPTAPVQIPQASGTFTLNIK, from the exons ATGATAGAAATTACTGCCCGGTTGATACGTGATCAAAGTGCAGTTTTCCTGTGCGGAGAAACCGTGGAATGTTTGATAACGTTCACCAATCCTTCGCTACCCGAGCATAGAATTAGCCAGAGTAACAG TGATATCCTGGAAAATTTGGCATGGGCCACCGTACAGATCCATTGTTATTGCAATTCTACAGTCCAGGATCGTGGAGGCTCCGGAACGGAAGCGTCGAGTGCCATGAGCAAGAATGTCATCGGTTCCACATCGCTGAATGCTAGCAACCAGCTAAAAGGGGAAGTGCTCAAGTCCACGGATCCCAAGATTCTGTTTTGCGATCTGCGGTTGTCTCCGGGGGAATCCAGACAAT TTATGTTCCGCGAAACATTATCCATGAATACCCCCCCAACGTATCGTGGAGTTATGGTAAAGTATTACTATAAAATAACGGTGGCCACACAACGTGTTGGGACCACTGTACAAGCTTTGCACATCCCGATTCGAGTGCTTCCCCTGCCACCGATCAATTGTAGCGACGAGACGATAACCTTAAACGATGAATCCAATGAGGACCTGGCGCCAAATAATCCTTTTATCGAAAAGAAAAAAGCTCCCTCGAAGATAGAATACGCATTGCACTATCTTCAGAACATCACCGCGCGGAGGAGACCCAACTTCTATTTGATTTCGAATAAAAGAGGTAAGGTGGGTCGGTTCTGTTTGTTTAAACCAATCTACAAACTCGGGGAAGACATTGTCGGAACGTTGGACTTTAGCTGTGGAACCGTGAAATGTGCGCAATTATCGGTTACTTTGCAATGCGAGGAAATCATCAAAACGAAAACTACAAAGGCACCAGAGCAGTCCGCCGCTCCGGGTCAAGAGAAGGACAATGCTTCCCTCTCGGTTGGGCGCATTACGAACTATACGAAGCACCACGAGGTATGCCTGGGACTGCTGCAAACGCAAATGATATTGCCCATTCCGCTGCACGTTACCCCGACTTTCGAGACGGACCTGGTGGATGTGAGGTGGCGTCTGCATTTTCAGTTCGTTACCAGCACCAACGACGAGCTGAACATGGAAGTCGACAAGGAAACTCTGGAGTGGCAAGCGCCAACGGATATTTCCATCGAAACTATGATATGGAACCTGCCGGTTACGCTGTATCCCACGGCTCCAGTGCAGATTCCGCAAGCCAGCGGAACATTTACGTTGAACATTAAATAG